In one Primulina eburnea isolate SZY01 unplaced genomic scaffold, ASM2296580v1 ctg128_ERROPOS2300000, whole genome shotgun sequence genomic region, the following are encoded:
- the LOC140820610 gene encoding uncharacterized protein → MFSTENFDDWKIRMQANLDVQDDDMRYVITDGPMKILKENTAVSITDGAPYRIEKPRDKIKMCKTGKEIWEKLIQMYEENEQTKENKLSVAVQKFDNIKMKAGEFMHDYDERISCIVNELNAFGKVYSNKEVALKVI, encoded by the exons ATGTTTTCCACAGAAAattttgacgactggaaaatcagaatgcaggctaaTTTAGATGTACAAGATGACGACATGCGGTATGTAATCACTGATGgtcccatgaagattctaaaagaaAACACTGCAGTTtccattactgatggggcaccttatcgcatagaaaagcccagaga caaaatcaaaatgtgcaaaactggCAAAGAAATATGGGAAAAATTGATCCAGATGTATGAAGAAAACGAGCAAACAAAAGAGAACAAGCTATCAGTTGCTGTTCAAAAATTTGACAACATCAAGATGAAAGCTGGTGAATTCATGCATGATTACGATGAAAGGATCAGTTGTATTGTCAATGAACTGAATGCATTTGGAAAagtgtattcaaacaaagaagtgGCACTGAAAGTGATctga
- the LOC140820620 gene encoding auxin-responsive protein SAUR32-like encodes MPHMHFFHHNHGCGRREVIRCGVPKGCLVITVGQGAEQRRFVIPVEYVNHPRFTQLLKEAEEEYGFYQEGAINIPCHVEEFCEVRGLIDKETASHHTHHHHHHHHLHQFLCFKD; translated from the coding sequence ATGCCGCACATGCATTTCTTCCACCACAACCACGGCTGCGGGAGGCGGGAGGTGATCAGGTGCGGGGTTCCAAAAGGGTGTCTGGTGATCACGGTGGGACAAGGGGCAGAGCAGCGGAGGTTTGTTATTCCAGTGGAGTATGTGAACCACCCGCGATTCACGCAGCTGCTGAAGGAGGCGGAGGAGGAGTACGGGTTCTATCAGGAGGGCGCCATCAATATCCCGTGCCATGTGGAGGAGTTTTGCGAGGTGAGGGGCTTGATCGACAAGGAAACGGCGTCACATCATacgcaccaccaccaccaccaccaccaccttcaCCAGTTCTTGTGCTTCAAGGATTGA